The Bacillota bacterium genome has a segment encoding these proteins:
- a CDS encoding DUF1638 domain-containing protein — protein sequence MIVCCGILKEELKCLMEGREDDVFYLDPGQHVEPDRLAQIVRETLKSLAGKNVLLVIGTQCAPDLEKLAGEYGARIVPAKNCIEMLLGDDLARLDSEAKSFYLTTGWLENWRKIFVEGLKWDEVDARQNFGYYDRILLLDTGLSPIDDEKILEFYDYTQVPIEIMPVKLDNLRKLLDEAMNG from the coding sequence ATGATCGTTTGCTGTGGTATCCTTAAAGAGGAGCTGAAGTGCTTAATGGAGGGCAGGGAAGATGATGTCTTCTACCTTGACCCGGGACAGCACGTGGAGCCGGACAGGCTGGCGCAGATCGTAAGGGAAACCCTGAAGAGTCTTGCCGGCAAAAACGTTCTTCTGGTAATCGGTACCCAGTGCGCCCCGGACCTGGAAAAGCTGGCCGGCGAATACGGCGCAAGGATAGTTCCCGCCAAAAATTGTATTGAAATGCTTTTAGGAGATGACCTGGCCAGGTTAGACTCTGAAGCAAAAAGCTTTTATCTTACCACCGGGTGGCTGGAAAACTGGCGCAAGATCTTCGTCGAGGGGCTCAAGTGGGATGAAGTTGACGCGCGCCAGAATTTCGGCTACTACGACAGGATCCTGCTGCTGGATACCGGCTTAAGCCCCATCGATGACGAAAAAATCCTCGAATTTTACGATTACACCCAGGTTCCCATTGAAATCATGCCTGTTAAGCTTGACAACCTGCGCAAACTGCTTGATGAGGCAATGAACGGGTGA
- a CDS encoding type II toxin-antitoxin system VapC family toxin, translating into MAQVAVVIDTCVVIGFLRGSEPDKTCFVKLLKSSEGLLTAVTVFELLVGSERDSKKQKAVTQLLGFLGVLPFDKEAAGIAAVIGKKLREQGSVIGTRDIFIAGICLAHKLPIVTGNREHFARVPGLKVLSPAALASSQRG; encoded by the coding sequence GTGGCGCAGGTGGCAGTCGTAATAGATACCTGCGTGGTCATTGGTTTCCTCCGCGGTTCTGAGCCGGACAAGACCTGTTTTGTGAAGCTCTTGAAAAGCAGCGAAGGTTTGTTGACCGCCGTCACCGTTTTTGAGCTCCTGGTGGGCTCGGAGCGGGACAGTAAGAAGCAGAAGGCCGTCACGCAACTACTTGGTTTTTTGGGCGTTTTGCCTTTCGACAAGGAAGCTGCCGGTATTGCTGCCGTAATTGGAAAGAAACTCCGCGAGCAAGGCTCGGTCATTGGCACGCGCGACATTTTCATCGCCGGTATCTGTTTGGCCCATAAGTTGCCGATCGTGACCGGGAACAGGGAGCATTTTGCCCGTGTTCCGGGTCTGAAAGTCCTCTCTCCGGCTGCGCTGGCCTCCTCTCAGCGGGGTTAA
- a CDS encoding Crp/Fnr family transcriptional regulator, with the protein MNKVRCMKELAIFATLDVLEREKIGSLAGKRVYRKNEYIFREGDPADTIYLVKYGRVRLFKVARNGKEITLNILKEDDIFGENTFFEDTRHTMNAQALEETFVCSCSKESFALLLKNPQTALKIIQLLGKKLNYYTEQVASIAFRDVKGRVSATLLRLAVEYGKPSPEGTTIDIELTHQDLANLVNASRVMVTNVLGSLREEGAIAAKGHRLILLNREKLAAAAEAF; encoded by the coding sequence ATGAACAAGGTGCGGTGCATGAAGGAACTGGCCATTTTTGCGACCCTTGACGTTCTCGAACGGGAGAAAATCGGGTCGCTGGCCGGGAAAAGAGTTTATCGAAAAAATGAATATATCTTCCGGGAAGGAGATCCTGCTGATACCATCTACCTTGTCAAATACGGCCGGGTGCGGCTGTTCAAAGTAGCCAGGAACGGCAAAGAGATTACCCTCAACATCCTGAAAGAAGACGACATCTTCGGCGAGAACACCTTTTTCGAAGACACCCGGCACACCATGAACGCCCAGGCCCTCGAGGAGACCTTTGTCTGTTCCTGCAGCAAGGAGAGCTTTGCGCTGCTGCTCAAAAACCCCCAAACAGCCCTGAAAATAATCCAGCTGCTGGGCAAAAAATTGAACTACTACACCGAGCAGGTTGCCAGCATTGCCTTCCGGGACGTCAAGGGGAGGGTTTCGGCCACACTGCTCAGGCTGGCAGTTGAATACGGGAAGCCGTCTCCAGAAGGCACCACCATCGACATCGAACTTACGCACCAGGATCTTGCCAACCTGGTAAACGCCTCGCGGGTAATGGTTACCAATGTTTTGGGCAGCCTGCGGGAAGAGGGGGCGATTGCCGCGAAAGGCCATCGCCTGATCCTGTTAAACCGGGAAAAGCTTGCCGCAGCCGCCGAGGCCTTTTGA